Proteins found in one Subtercola endophyticus genomic segment:
- a CDS encoding ribonuclease J, with translation MPNAVYEPQKLQRDTLRITPIGGLGEIGRNMTVFEINGKLLIVDCGVLFPEETQPGVDLILPDFSLVRGRLNDVVGIVLTHGHEDHIGAVPYLLRLKNDIPLIGSGLTLALVEAKLKEHRIKPYTFQVEEGQVEQMGPFELEFVAVNHSIPDALAVAIKTVAGVVLHTGDFKMDQLPLDNRITDLRAFARLGEAGVDLFLVDSTNADVPGFTPSERTIGPVLDSVIAHAPRRVIVASFSSHVHRVQQVLDAAHANGRRVALLGRSMVRNMTIAAELGYLKVPEGVLVDFKKAGDIPDNKIVYMSTGSQGEPMAVLSRMANLEHQIEVGPGDTVILASSLIPGNENAVYRVINGLTKLGATVVHKGNAKVHVSGHAAAGELLYCYNILKPRNVMPVHGEYRHLVANAQLAIETGVPRENTILADDGTVVDLRDGVAKVVGQYDLGFVYVDGTSVGEITDDDLKDRRILGEEGFISIIVVVEAGTGRIIVGPEIHAKGFAEDESVFDKVKPKIAAALAEAAGNGTRDTHALQQVVRRTVGRWVNTSYRRRPMIVPVVIEA, from the coding sequence ATGCCCAACGCCGTATACGAACCCCAAAAACTCCAGCGCGACACCCTGCGCATCACCCCGATCGGCGGTCTCGGCGAGATCGGCCGCAACATGACCGTGTTCGAGATCAACGGCAAGCTGCTGATCGTCGACTGCGGTGTGCTCTTTCCCGAAGAGACGCAGCCCGGTGTCGACCTGATTCTGCCCGACTTCTCGCTCGTGCGCGGGCGCCTGAACGACGTCGTCGGAATCGTGCTCACCCACGGTCACGAAGACCACATCGGTGCCGTGCCGTACCTGCTGCGCCTCAAGAACGACATCCCGCTCATCGGCTCGGGCCTCACACTCGCACTGGTCGAGGCGAAGCTCAAAGAGCACCGCATCAAGCCCTACACTTTTCAGGTCGAAGAGGGCCAGGTCGAGCAGATGGGCCCGTTCGAACTCGAATTCGTGGCGGTGAACCACTCGATTCCGGATGCTCTGGCCGTCGCCATCAAGACCGTCGCCGGTGTCGTGCTTCACACCGGCGACTTCAAGATGGACCAGCTTCCCCTCGACAATCGCATCACCGACCTGCGCGCCTTCGCGCGCCTCGGTGAGGCCGGTGTGGATCTCTTCCTGGTCGACTCCACCAACGCCGATGTTCCCGGCTTCACGCCGTCGGAGCGCACCATCGGCCCCGTGCTCGACAGCGTCATCGCGCATGCTCCGCGCCGGGTCATCGTGGCGAGCTTCTCGTCGCACGTGCACCGTGTGCAGCAGGTTCTGGATGCCGCACACGCCAACGGGCGCAGGGTCGCCCTGCTCGGCCGCTCCATGGTGCGCAACATGACCATCGCCGCCGAACTCGGCTACCTCAAGGTTCCCGAGGGTGTGCTGGTGGACTTCAAGAAGGCCGGCGACATCCCCGACAACAAGATCGTCTACATGTCGACCGGTTCGCAGGGCGAGCCGATGGCCGTGCTTTCGCGCATGGCCAATCTCGAGCATCAGATCGAGGTCGGGCCTGGTGACACGGTCATCCTGGCTTCGTCGCTCATCCCGGGCAACGAGAACGCGGTCTATCGCGTCATCAACGGCCTCACCAAGCTCGGTGCGACGGTCGTTCACAAGGGCAACGCGAAGGTGCACGTCTCGGGTCACGCGGCCGCGGGGGAGTTGCTGTACTGCTACAACATCCTGAAGCCGCGCAACGTCATGCCCGTGCACGGTGAGTACCGTCACCTCGTCGCGAACGCGCAGCTGGCCATCGAGACGGGGGTGCCGCGCGAGAACACGATCCTCGCCGACGACGGCACCGTCGTCGACCTGCGCGACGGTGTCGCCAAGGTCGTCGGTCAGTACGACCTCGGCTTCGTCTATGTCGACGGCACCAGTGTCGGCGAGATCACCGACGACGACCTCAAAGACCGCCGCATCCTCGGCGAAGAGGGTTTCATCTCGATCATCGTGGTCGTCGAGGCCGGCACCGGTCGCATCATCGTCGGCCCCGAGATCCACGCCAAGGGTTTCGCCGAAGACGAGTCGGTCTTCGACAAGGTCAAGCCTAAGATCGCCGCCGCTCTTGCGGAGGCCGCGGGCAACGGCACTCGCGACACCCACGCCCTGCAGCAGGTCGTTCGCCGCACCGTGGGCCGCTGGGTGAACACCTCGTACCGTCGTCGCCCCATGATCGTGCCGGTCGTCATCGAGGCCTGA
- the dapA gene encoding 4-hydroxy-tetrahydrodipicolinate synthase, with translation MASSTDSLRNSSTNPFGQVLVALVTPFTADGEVDWASVEKHIDTVISDGADGIVVSGTTGETSTLTDAEKIRLVEVGKSVADGRAKIITGGGSNETAHAMQLAKKSAKAGADGNLVVTPYYNKPTQAGVLTHFRMIADATDLPVILYDIPGRTGIPISYDTILRAAKHPNILAIKDAKGDFSEVSRVLNQTDLMYFSGDDSNVLPHLAVGATGLIGVTNNIAARPYRIMIDAVNAGDLATATSMHQALEPLVRATMTHVPGTVAAKYILHGLGRISSPRVRLPLVGPEEWEAAKIEDEIDLVRSIPGVSFTNFRPDRNAAAGGALPKIPGTTRE, from the coding sequence GTGGCTTCATCGACCGATTCTCTGCGCAACTCATCAACCAACCCGTTCGGGCAGGTGCTCGTCGCTCTCGTGACGCCCTTCACCGCCGACGGTGAAGTCGACTGGGCGAGCGTCGAGAAGCACATCGACACGGTCATCTCCGACGGTGCCGACGGCATCGTCGTCTCCGGCACCACCGGTGAGACCTCCACCCTGACCGACGCCGAGAAGATCCGGCTGGTCGAGGTGGGCAAGTCGGTTGCCGACGGGCGCGCCAAGATCATCACGGGTGGCGGCTCGAACGAGACCGCCCACGCGATGCAGCTGGCCAAGAAGAGCGCGAAGGCCGGCGCCGACGGCAATCTCGTCGTCACGCCGTACTACAACAAGCCGACTCAGGCGGGTGTGCTGACGCACTTTCGCATGATCGCCGACGCGACCGATCTGCCGGTCATCCTGTACGACATTCCCGGTCGCACGGGCATTCCGATCAGCTACGACACCATTCTGCGTGCGGCCAAGCATCCGAACATCCTCGCCATCAAAGACGCCAAGGGCGACTTCAGCGAGGTCAGCCGGGTGCTCAACCAGACCGACCTGATGTACTTCTCGGGTGACGACTCGAACGTGCTGCCGCACCTCGCCGTCGGCGCGACCGGGCTCATCGGTGTCACCAACAACATCGCCGCACGGCCGTACCGCATCATGATCGACGCGGTCAACGCGGGCGACCTCGCAACGGCCACCTCGATGCACCAGGCTCTCGAGCCGCTGGTGCGGGCCACCATGACCCATGTTCCGGGCACGGTCGCGGCCAAATACATCTTGCACGGTCTCGGGCGCATTTCGAGCCCGCGTGTGCGTCTCCCGCTCGTCGGCCCCGAAGAATGGGAGGCGGCGAAGATCGAAGACGAAATCGATCTCGTGCGCAGCATTCCCGGGGTCTCCTTCACGAACTTCCGCCCTGATCGCAACGCCGCTGCCGGTGGCGCGTTGCCGAAAATTCCGGGCACCACGCGCGAATAA
- the era gene encoding GTPase Era: MTGSDLHDGPERTDGPELIDGSGFRAGFVSFVGRPNVGKSTLTNALVGEKVAITSSKPQTTRRAIRGIVHRPQGQLILVDTPGMHRPRTLLGERLNAVVQDTLGDVDVIGFCIPADEKLGPGDKFINEQLDSFPRAKKVAIVTKIDAASRPAVAEALLAVSQLRDWETIIPISSTSNLQLDVLTSELIKLLPVSPKLYPDDQVTDEGLETRVSELIREAALEGVQDELPHSIAVTIDDMIERDDRDLIEIYANLFVERDSQKGIIIGKSGARLGEVGARARASIEPLLGKQVFLSIRVKVAKDWQRDAKQLGRLGF, encoded by the coding sequence ATGACCGGCTCAGATCTTCACGACGGCCCCGAGCGCACCGACGGACCCGAGCTCATCGACGGTTCCGGATTCCGCGCGGGGTTCGTCTCCTTCGTCGGCCGCCCCAACGTCGGCAAGTCCACGCTCACCAACGCGCTCGTCGGCGAGAAGGTCGCCATCACCAGCTCGAAGCCGCAGACGACGCGCCGGGCCATCCGCGGAATCGTGCATCGGCCGCAAGGTCAGCTCATCTTGGTCGACACCCCCGGCATGCATCGTCCGCGTACCCTCCTCGGCGAGCGGCTCAACGCCGTGGTGCAAGACACCCTCGGCGACGTCGACGTGATCGGATTCTGCATCCCCGCCGACGAGAAGCTCGGACCGGGCGACAAGTTCATCAACGAGCAGCTCGACTCGTTTCCGCGCGCCAAGAAGGTCGCCATCGTCACGAAGATCGATGCCGCCTCGAGGCCCGCCGTGGCGGAGGCACTGCTCGCGGTGTCGCAGTTGCGCGACTGGGAGACGATCATCCCCATCTCCTCGACCAGCAACCTGCAGCTCGACGTGCTCACCTCCGAGCTCATCAAGCTGCTGCCGGTGTCGCCCAAGCTCTACCCCGACGATCAGGTCACCGACGAGGGGCTTGAAACCCGCGTCTCCGAACTCATCCGCGAGGCCGCTCTCGAGGGTGTGCAAGACGAATTGCCGCACTCCATCGCCGTGACCATCGACGACATGATCGAGCGCGACGACCGCGATCTCATCGAGATCTACGCGAACCTGTTCGTCGAACGCGACAGCCAGAAGGGCATCATCATCGGCAAGTCCGGCGCCCGTCTGGGCGAGGTCGGGGCCCGCGCGAGGGCGTCGATCGAGCCGTTGCTCGGCAAGCAGGTTTTCCTCAGCATTCGGGTCAAGGTGGCCAAAGACTGGCAGCGCGACGCAAAGCAGCTGGGGCGGCTCGGGTTCTAG